One window of Vanessa cardui chromosome 5, ilVanCard2.1, whole genome shotgun sequence genomic DNA carries:
- the LOC124529793 gene encoding voltage-dependent T-type calcium channel subunit alpha-1G-like isoform X1 → MSGEREMPYYGYREGGSDSSGGCSDSEGGESDSEGGLSTESTVGQGLPFPGFTPVALRYLTQDTRPRSWCLKLITNPWFERISMLVILLNCVTLGMYQPCVDDQCITNRCKILQVFDDIIFAFFTLEMTIKMVAMGVYGHGTYLADSWNRLDFFIVMAGALEYALNVENINLSAIRTIRVLRPLRAINRIPSMRILVMLLLDTLPMLGNVLLLCFFVFFIFGIVGVQLWEGILRQRCELVLPPNVLRPNISFHYEFSKELDYICTTPEDSGMHLCGDFPPYRYGPLVCNESARPFSYNHPTNNSCVNWNQYYTNCTQRGSNPFQGTISFDNIGLAWVAIFLVISLEGWTDIMYYVQDAHSFWDWIYFVLLIVIGSFFMINLCLVVIATQFSETKKREMERMRAERARFTSSSTLASSTNNSEPATCYAEIVKYVAHLWRRFKRRMAKKIRVYKYQRAQLQWRTSRETLQLPSNRPKQHHPCCPRVHPQGNGKGVDEAGDEPLSRPSLLRVPSLSAADLENASNLSLLSPPSLARRRSSVMFSDTVLLHVPNAQNLAHPHNVCSSEKMTQTDSLCQRDWLKCQSEFDLPAGETAEERAAAGGTMSCQELLALSGALSAALPTGQVALDSFFEELTKGISKRAGEDKLDAKIVEIDDFSCCAELIAAEAAAAEKKKGRLINACVRLWRLIMKRFSLLRKHIKQIVNHKYFQQGILLAILINTLSMGIEYHNQPEELTVIVEYSNIVFSAIFAVEMLLKIIAEGPFKYISNGFNVFDGVIVILSAFELAQSMGNEHDLAGSSGLSVLRTFRLLRILKLVRFMPNLRRQLFVMLRTMDNVAVFFSLLVLFIFIFSILGMYLFGGKFCKYVEDNGSERDCTCPEIVSHHPKCECDRKHFNNILWATVTVFQVLTQEDWNVVLFNGMEKTSHWAALYFVALMTFGNYVLFNLLVAILVEGFSSERNERREREQRELAKSKLSSECFSDNNELQYDESNSGSHSSDSFSQNEIKNYWKSADDVRKAKDDVNGHKDKTAKARRKTKSSAHHPSLCKDCAQSNKCNIQKESKMLANTENSTVVPMITHTAATPQDSPSTTLEPGTTFRDFNVALTLERSTMLSSLDSIDRSSCTSIPGLLKPPNSYTLTLHSAAAQLGAEKARLPPMSLAPPPLSLAPPPSRSTSPASTPTTPRSVPSPMLPEKNLQVTIAKDDNCLNVSDKSSLLSSQKSLAITTPTINGDDKCRVQRGYSWRLSRPSLRRKKQRTGSDSDAVILNNGRDHTACNGSNLRKNELLLSSSMVIKNDTQSEFPNNRSKAQLPAPRVLAPPARRVSAHTTPILPDVSWKAPEAGFSSDSTVRLDTVKAPPHRLSLTNDYLTVTTVSEVKASNLTPTTPQLTPIPPRPRNDSLRPNNQALPLIKQINEDVTINNNICIFSSRFDRRQFRFKDLFRFMEPTGCLKEKEDYSLYIFAPNNKIRRLCTWMVTRSWFDNIVLLFIALNCITLAMERPNIPPDSKERSFLSSANYVFTVVFAVEMFIKVVASGMFYGSEAYFTSGWNIMDGSLVIISIIDLLMSLVSESSPRIFGILRVFRLLRSLRPLRVINRAPGLKLVVQTLLSSLRPIGNIVLICCTFFIIFGILGVQLFKGAFFYCEGANIKSVRNKSDCLAIEGNVWVNRKYNFDDLGKALMSLFVLSSRDGWVNIMYTGLDAVGVDQQPIINYSEWRLLYFIAFILLVGFFVLNMFVGVVVENFHRCREEQEKEERVRRAAKRALQMEKKRRKMHQRPYYSDYSQYRLFVHNVVTSKYFDLAIAGVIGLNVVTMAIEYYRMPPALQYALKIFNYFFTAVFILEAAMKLVALGFKIYLKDKWNQLDVIIVILSIVGIVLEELETNIIPINPTIMRVMRVLRIARVLKLLKMAKGIRALLDTVMQALPQVGNLGLLFFLLFFIFAALGVELFGRLECSDEIPCQGLGEHAHFANFGMAFLTLFRVATGDNWNGIMKDTLREDCDSSVDCVRNCCVSTIIAPIFFVVFVLMAQFVLVNVVVAVLMKHLEESHKQMEDEIDMDVELERELEREADDEEDRALCRALEQCTSPPRPLNKVPSLPANFTYSEPKQQPIPSPARRRRTLHSHHALLPAALPQRRASLSPHAFGRRRQDSAETPAALYEEDARFIDADDVDELEPGSPPRRDSFAQNRRQRADKRNSLRGEETRLLRPAPVLLAVPTTRQSIRRGNSKRRLSTESGAPNDISRASCTSPQLSPDDPPITEEEEIRIVIAERRKIDSVRPELEDVELSERGS, encoded by the exons GTTTTCGATGACATAATATTCGCATTTTTCACCCTTGAGATGACAATTAAAATGGTGGCGATGGGTGTTTACGGGCACGGCACGTACCTTGCCGACTCTTGGAATAGATTAGATTTCTTTATTGTTATGGCTGG GGCTCTAGAATACGCTTTGAACGTggagaatattaatttatctgcCATCAGGACTATAAGAGTGCTCAGACCATTGAGGGCTATCAACAGGATACCTA GCATGCGTATCTTGGTGATGCTTCTTCTGGATACTTTACCAATGTTAGGAAATGTACTTCTTTTATGTTTCTTCGTGTTCTTCATATTCGGAATTGTTGGCGTTCAGCTCTGGGAAGGCATCTTGAGGCAGCGATGCGAACTTGTCCTACCGCCGAACGTACTACGACCTAA CATCTCGTTTCACTACGAGTTCTCGAAAGAGTTAGACTACATATGCACAACGCCGGAAGACAGTGGAATGCACCTGTGCGGAGACTTCCCACCGTATCGATATGGACCTCTCGTTTGCAACGAGTCTGCGAGACCATTTTCCTACAACCATCCGACAAATAATTCATGCGTTAATTGGAATCAATACTATACGAACTGTACCCAGAGGGGCTCGAATCCTTTTCAAGGCACAATATCCTTTGACAATATTGGTCTCGCTTGGGTTGCCATATTTTTG GTTATATCTTTAGAAGGTTGGACGGATATCATGTACTATGTTCAAGATGCTCATAGTTTTTGGGACTGGATATATTTTGTTCTTCTAATTGTg attggATCATTTTTCATGATAAATCTCTGCTTAGTCGTAATAGCGACTCAGTTCAGTGAAACAAAGAAACGTGAAATGGAAAGAATGCGAGCTGAGCGTGCACGCTTTACATCTTCATCAACGCTAGCTTCGTCGACTAACAATAGTGAGCCAGCTACTTGCTACGCTGAAATTGTCAAGTATGTCGCGCACTTGTGGAGACGGTTCAAAAGGCGGATGGCGAAAAAAATCAG gGTATACAAATATCAACGAGCTCAATTGCAATGGCGAACAAGTCGAGAAACACTTCAATTACCATCGAATCGTCCGAAACAGCATCATCCTTGCTGTCCTCGTGTACATCCacag GGTAATGGAAAAGGTGTTGATGAAGCAGGGGACGAGCCACTTAGCAGACCGAGCTTATTACGAGTGCCTTCACTCTCTGCCGCAGATCTTGAG AATGCATCCAATCTGTCACTCTTGTCGCCTCCGTCCCTTGCTCGAAGACGATCTTCAGTAATGTTTAGCGACACGGTTCTTCTACATGTGCCGAACGCACAAAATCTGGCTCATCCACATAATGTCTGCTCATCTGAGAAAATGACACAAACTG attcatTGTGTCAACGTGACTGGCTTAAGTGCCAAAGTG AGTTCGACCTGCCAGCAGGAGAGACAGCGGAAGAACGCGCAGCTGCTGGTGGAACCATGTCATGTCAAGAACTACTAGCATTATCTGGAGCTTTGTCAGCCGCCTTACCAACTGGGCAAGTCGCTTTAGATTCATTCTTCGAAGAACTAACCAAAGGAATTAGCAAACGAGCTGGTGAAGACAAATTGGACGCGAag aTTGTAGAAATAGATGATTTTTCATGTTGTGCTGAACTAATAGCAGCTGAAGCAGCGGCGGCTGAAAAAAAGAAAGGTCGACTTATCAATGCTTGTGTAAGATTATGGCGGTTGATAATGAAACGGTTTTCGTTATTGAGAAAACATATTAAGCAAATTGTAAATCACAAATATTTTCAACaag GTATTTTGTTggcaattttaataaacacacTATCGATGGGAATTGAATATCATAACCAACCAGAAGAATTAACCGTTATCGTTGAATATAGCAATATTGTATTCTCTGCTATATTCGCAGTAGAGATGCTTCTTAAAATTATCGCTGAAGGACCTTTTAAGTATATATCAAATGGATTCAATGTGTTCGACGGCGTTATTGTGATCTTAAG tgCATTTGAACTAGCGCAAAGTATGGGTAACGAACATGATTTAGCTGGAAGTTCAGGACTATCAGTGCTAAGAACGTTTCGACTCTTGCGCATTTTAAAGTTAGTGCGCTTCATGCCCAATCTTAGACGCCAACTATTTGTCATGTTGCGGACTATGGATAACGTCGCCGTCTTCTTCTCGCTTCTGgtcctatttatttttatattcag TATTCTCGGCATGTATCTATTCGGTGGTAAGTTTTGCAAGTACGTCGAAGATAACGGATCAGAACGGGACTGTACCTGCCCAGAGATCGTCTCGCACCATCCCAAGTGTGAGTGCGACaggaaacattttaataatattctctgGGCAACTGTCACCGTGTTCCAG GTATTAACGCAGGAGGATTGGaatgttgtattatttaacGGTATGGAAAAAACGAGTCACTGGGCTGCGTTGTACTTTGTAGCTTTGATGACTTTCGGCAACTACGTTCTATTCAACTTACTCGTAGCTATCCTCGTAGAGGGCTTTAGCTCAGAG AGAAATGAAAGAAGGGAACGCGAGCAACGCGAATTGGCTAAATCAAAATTGTCTAGCGAATGTTTTTCTGACAACAACGAATTACAATACGATGAATCCAATTCAGGATCTCACTCCAGTGACAGTTTTTCCCag AACGAAATAAAGAACTACTGGAAATCAGCAGACGATGTGAGGAAAGCAAAAGACGACGTAAATGGTCACAAAGATAAGACCGCGAAAGCTCGACGTAAAACTAAATCATCTGCTCATCATCCATCTCTGTGCAAAGATTGCGCGCAATCCAATAAGTGTAATATACAAAag GAATCAAAAATGTTAGCCAACACTGAGAACAGCACAGTTGTACCGATGATTACTCACACAGCGGCTACACCACAAGATTCACCATCGACAACTTTGGAACCTGGAACGACATTCAGGGACTTTAATGTAGCTTTGACCTTAGAAAGATCAACAATGCTGTCGAGTTTAGATTCTATTGACCGGAGTTCT tGTACCAGCATACCAGGTCTATTAAAACCACCCAATAGTTACACTCTGACCCTTCATTCTGCAGCAGCTCAGTTAGGTGCTGAGAAAGCCAGACTTCCTCCAATGTCTCTTGCCCCACCGCCCTTGTCCCTCGCTCCTCCACCATCCAGATCTACATCGCCCGCATCCACTCCCACAACACCAAGATCCGTACCTTCTCCGATGCTTCCAGAAAAAAACCTACAGGTGACTATTGCTAAAGACGATAATTGTCTGAACGTAAGTGACAAGTCGAGTCTGCTGAGTTCACAAAA AAGTCTCGCAATAACTACTCCGACTATAAATGGAGATGACAAATGCAGAGTACAGCGGGGGTACAGCTGGCGTCTATCGAGACCAAGCTTGCGACGCAAGAAGCAAAGAACAGGATCTGATTCAGACGCTGTTATACTAAATAATGGCCGTGATCACACAGCTTGCAATG GATCAAATTTAAGAAAGAACGAACTACTTCTCTCATCTTCGATGGTAATCAAGAACGATACACAGTCAGAATTCCCGAATAATCGATCCAAAGCACAGTTGCCGGCTCCAAGAGTTCTTGCTCCACCAGCGAGAAGAGTTTCAGCTCATACTACTCCAATACTACCAGAT GTATCCTGGAAAGCACCAGAAGCTGGATTTTCATCAGACTCAACAGTGAGACTAGACACCGTTAAAGCTCCACCACATAGATTATCTCTTACAAATGATTATTTAACAG tAACGACGGTATCCGAAGTAAAAGCTAGTAACTTAACGCCGACAACGCCACAACTCACTCCGATACCACCGCGACCACGAAACGACTCATTACGGCCAAATAATCAAGCCTTGCCATTGATCAAACAAATCAACGAAGat GTcacaataaacaacaatatttgtattttctcATCGAGATTCGATCGACGGCAGTTTAGATTTAAGGACCTTTTTCGATTTATGGAGCCGACGGGGTGTCTTAAGGAAAAAGAGGATTATTCTCTTTACATATTTGCTCCAAATAACAA GATAAGGAGATTATGTACGTGGATGGTTACGAGAAGTTGGTTCGACAACATAGTGCTATTGTTCATAGCTTTAAACTGCATAACACTAGCCATGGAGCGACCTAATATTCCTCCTGATTCTAAAGAGAGGTCCTTCCTATCAAGTGCTAACTACGTTTTCACCGTTGTATTTGCGGTCGAAATGTTTATTAAG GTGGTGGCATCTGGAATGTTTTACGGATCGGAAGCATATTTCACTTCAGGATGGAACATAATGGATGGGTCGCTCGTCATTATATCTATTATTGATCTATTAATGTCTTTAGTATCTGAATCCAGTCCACGAATATTTGGAATTTTAAGG GTATTTAGATTATTAAGATCATTGAGGCCTTTGAGAGTAATAAACAGAGCCCCTGGTTTGAAGTTAGTGGTTCAAACATTGTTATCATCACTGAGACCCATCGGGAATATTGTACTTATATGTTGtacgttttttataattttcggtATACTGGGAGTACAG TTATTCAAAGGGGCGTTCTTTTATTGCGAAGGCGCGAATATAAAATCTGTTAGGAATAAATCCGATTGTCTGGCGATAGAAGGCAACGTGTGGGTAAACAGGAAGTATAACTTCGACGATTTGGGTAAAGCTCTGATGTCACTGTTTGTCCTTAGTTCGAGAGATGGTTgggttaatattatgtatacggGTCTCGACGCTGTAGGAGTTGATCAACAG CCGATAATAAATTATTCGGAATGGCGTCTTCTTTACTTTATCGCATTTATACTACTGGTGGGTTTTTTCGTACTGAACATGTTTGTGGGAGTCGTTGTGGAGAACTTTCATCGATGCAGAGAAGAACAGGAGAAGGAAGAGAGAGTTAGACGTGCTGCTAAACGAGCTCTACAAATGGAGAAGAAAAGACGAA AAATGCATCAACGACCTTACTATTCAGATTACTCCCAATACCGTCTCTTTGTACATAACGTCGTCACTTCCAAGTACTTCGACTTGGCTATTGCAGGCGTTATCGGCCTCAACGTCGTCACCATGGCTATTGAATACTATAGAATGCCACCAGCTTTGCAATACGCATTGAagatctttaattatttctttacggCCGTATTCATACTAGAAGCAGCTATGAAACTTGTAGCGCTCGGTTTCAAAATTTATCTAAAAGATAAATGGAACCAACTTGATGTTATAATTGTAATACTGTCAATTGTGGGGATAGTTTTAGAGGAACTGGAAACGAATATAATACCAATTAATCCAACAATAATGAGGGTTATGCGTGTGTTGAGGATTGCCAGAGTGTTGAAGTTGTTAAAGATGGCAAAAGGTATAAGGGCGCTGCTAGATACGGTCATGCAAGCGTTGCCGCAAGTCGGAAATCTGGGcctgttattttttcttttattcttcaTATTCGCGGCCTTGGGTGTTGAATTGTTCGGCAGACTCGAATGCTCAGATGAGATTCCTTGTCAAG GTCTCGGGGAACACGCCCATTTCGCTAACTTTGGAATGGCGTTTCTCACATTGTTCCGGGTAGCGACGGGTGATAACTGGAACGGCATTATGAAGGACACTCTACGGGAAGACTGCGACAGTTCCGTAGATTGCGTGAGGAACTGTTGCGTGTCCACTATTATTGCGCCGATATTTTTCGTCGTATTCGTCCTCATGGCACAATTTGTCCTCGTCAACGTTGTAGTAGCC GTCCTCATGAAACACCTAGAAGAATCCCATAAGCAAATGGAAGACGAAATCGATATGGACGTGGAACTGGAACGCGAACTGGAACGAGAAGCTGACGATGAAGAAGATAGAGCGTTGTGTCGCGCACTCGAGCAATGTACTTCACCACCTCGGCCTTTGAATAAGGTACCCTCCCTTCCGGCAAATTTCACTTATAGTGAGCCAAAGCAACAGCCGATACCCTCACCCGCACGCAGACGACGCACACTACATTCGCACCATGCTTTACTACCAGCGGCTCTACCGCAAAGACGAGCTTCTCTCTCGCCTCATGCATTCGGACGACGTCGGCAGGACTCCGCTGAGACTCCGGCCGCACTCTATGAGGAGGACGCTCGTTTCATCGATGCCGATGATGTCGACGAACTCGAACCTGGAAGTCCACCGCGAAGAGATTCATTCGCACAGAACAGAAGACAGCGGGCTGATAAGAGAAACTCACTTCGTGGCGAGGAGACGAGACTCTTGCGACCAGCTCCGGTTCTGCTCGCGGTCCCAACTACCAGGCAGAGCATCCGACGAGGCAATTCTAAGCGAAGGTTGTCCACGGAGTCAGGTGCGCCGAACGACATATCGCGTGCATCCTGCACTTCTCCACAGCTTTCCCCTGATGATCCGCCAATAACTGAAGAGGAGGAAATCAGGATCGTCATAGCCGAAAGACGGAAGATCGATTCAGTTAGGCCGGAGTTGGAAGACGTGGAGCTATCGGAGCGTGGCTCCTAG